CGTTCGCGGCTGTTCTGCTGGGTGCCGGGAGGAGGGTGTGTGCGCGGAGGCGGCCGCCCGGGGCGGGCTGGCGGGGGAGCCTGGCGCGGGCCGCCTTCCTTCCGAGAGGGGGCGGGCGCGTATTTGGGCGGGAAGCTGAGCCCAGCCAGCGTCCACCCACCGCTTCTCTCCCCGCTAGGTAGACGCCGCCTGTCAGCATGGGTAAAGGAGACCCCAACAAGCCGCGGGGCAAGATGTCCTCGTACGCCTTCTTCGTGCAGACCTGCCGGGAAGAGCACAAGAAGAAACACCCGGACTCTTCCGTCAATTTCGCCGAATTTTCCAAGAAATGTTCGGAGAGATGGAAGGTGAGACCGGAATTCGGACAGAGCTAAGGGTTTTttcaggtgttttttgtttgtttgtttgtttgtttgtttttggctagAACCTTAAACCGGTAGGTGACTTGTAACCTTCAACTTGGCTACGGTCGTGACTCGTCCAGATATTTTGAGTTTGGGGCAGACTACCTTAGGTTTTCGTTTACTTCCAAGACTAAAGGTAAAATGCTGCTAACCACGGAAAATGCAGCCCTTAAGGATGACCTTGATCTTTTTTGGATGCGTGTAGCTTATAGTTTTGCTGTACTTTATTCCTTATTTCATACTCATAGACCATGTCTGCAAAGGAGAAGTCGAAATTTGAAGATATGGCAAAAAGTGATAAAGCTCGGTATGACAGGGAGATGAAAAATTATGTGCCTCCCAAAGgtgacaagaaaggaaagaaaaaagatcccAATGCTCCTAAAAGGCCTCCGTAAGTTGATTTTCAAATCAGTCAAATTGCCCCATAATTTTCCACCCAGTTTATTAACTCCGTTGCTTCCTTTCAGGTCTGCTTTCTTCCTGTTTTGCTCTGAACATCGCCCAAAGATCAAAAGTGAACACCCTGGTTTATCCATTGGGGATACTGCAAAAAAATTGGGTGAAATGTGGTCTGAACAGTCAGCCAAAGATAAACAACCGTATGAACAGAAAGCAGCAAAGCTAAAGGAGAAATATGAAAAGGTACATTGTCTTTTTTAAGCCcaagatattttctaaataagGATGTTAGAAATAGGTATGAACTGTAGAGTTGGAAAGTTTAGTTCCTCTTGATTTATGGTTGTCAGCTGTATTTGGAGATCTAGTGAAAACTGTACATTTAAGACTTAGCTATTTGAAACTTCCTTCTTTTGACTGAAACCAGTGGTCGTAGCATTGGTAGATTCCTGCAAAGAGACTCATTTGCAGTTCTGGGTCTCTTAGTTTTAAGAAATGGAGGGCCAAATACTTTGCTTTATGTAGATGTACCTAAAATAAGTGGGGGTGGGCAATATGAGGTAAATTGGACAGTGATAGTGAAAGTTTTGACATTTCCAACCCCCTCATTTTACATCATTAGCTTTCTAAATCCTCTAAAAGCTGGGTTATTAGACTTTGAATACCTCTTTGGATAGTCATCAGGGTTATTGGTCAATAAGCTTAGAATGTTTACAGCTTAGTGGTTTTCACAGTTGAGTAATGACACCGgatgctgattttattttttgaccatATTTCAGGATATTGCTGCATATCGTGCCAAGGGCAAAAGTGAAGCTGGAAAGAAGGGCCCTGGCAGGCCAACAGGttcaaagaagaagaatgaaccagaggatgaggaggaagaggaagaggaggaagacgaTGAAGATgacgaggaagaggaggaagatgaagaatAAATGGCTATCCTGTAATGATatgtgtggagtgtgtgtgtgtgctcaggcAATTGTTTTGCTAAGAATGTGAATTCAAGTGCAGCTCAATATTAGCTTCAGTATAAAAACTGTACAGATTTTTGTATAGCTGATAAGATTCTTTGtagagaaaatacttttttaaaaatgcaggttgTAGCTTTTTGAGGGGCTACTACATACAGTTAGATTTTAAAGCTTCTGATGTTgaatgtttctaaatatttaatggttttcttaatttcttgactTGTGTATTGTAGCACAGCAAACTTGTAGGAATTAGTATCAATAgtaaattttgggttttttagaatgttgcattttggtttttttttttttaaatttttgtaataaaattatgtatattatttcttTCGTCTTTGTCTTAATCTGCTAGGgtaattttcactttaaaaatgctCCAGGTCTGGAACCACATCAACTTTTTCTTGTATTTGTGCCTAATTCTCAGACACAGTTGGTTTAGTAAAAGGTTTggttaaaaaacttaaaacatgCCCATATTCTGAATTacaaagtatttaaaaactaGATCTGAAATTTAATGAACTTCTAAAATTGGTGCTGTTTTGACAAAatgagtgttttttctttttccttgatgtTGCTGTTTATTACTAACTTGTCCCTTGACACTATCTTTAAGGAAACTTTCTCTATAATATGAGGCAGAGGAGCTAATACAGTGAGTACATCCCTGAAGACTTAAACTTTTAAAAGCATCATTAGTAACAGGTTaagttttcttttgattataaACTAGTTCCAAGTAGAATAGCAGAATGATTTTTcagttatatctttaaaaatttatggtTTTAAGCTTTAGAATTTTGGTAACCTTACAAAACCATTTGAGGTGGTTATTGTGATCCTGCCATGACTAAATTTCactaggaattttatttattgggggaaaGCAGTTGAGAAATGCTCCTTTGAGGGAACAATTTCTTCTGAGTTAAGATTACTATTTTGAACTGTTACCAGAGGCTTCTAGTGAAAGTCAACCTCTGGCCAAGTTAGAAATAGGTATGAATTTGTAGAGTTGGTGAGAGAACAAacctgtttgtttgttatttgatAGTTTCCTTATTACCTACCAAGTTTTAAAACCGTCAAAATTCTTACTACCCAAGGATGGGAGTTTTGGTTGTCTGTCTTATGCCATATTTGAGTAAGTATCTGGTAAGGATTATATCATTAAACAGGAAACACTGAAGTTGTGTTAAATGGAAAGTGAGGTATTAGCATAATTACCAAAATTTGCAGACCTCTGATTGCCTTAATCTTAACCTCAGTAGTTGCACATTTAAATTTGGAGCTTTTgctgatgaaaatgaaaattgataatttaaaaaaataattactgatgTTAAGTGGCTTAATAGTGCCTGAAATTAGTGTAATGTATTTTAGAGATACAACTTAGGTCTGGATCCCAGTTCCCCTGCTCTATAAATACTAGCTTTATGAACTTAATTTTTGACCTTCTGTCTCCCCATTTGTAATATGGGGTCAGTACTCAGTTCACAGTTTTAATGTTAAAGGAGAAAGTTCAAATTACCTTAAATACTTCTAGTgcttaagagattttaaaaaggagtttctAAAACTGAAATAGGGTAAAAGTCTTGTTTCTTTCAGGATATttataaatctaaattttaaGACCCATGAGGCAGACCTGTCCGATTTCTTGTCATCTTTTTGGAAGTTTTTGTGACTACTTCTGTTCTTTATATAAAACTTGACATGTCTAAGATAAGAGCGACTCATTCTTTTAATTAGAAGCTGCTCTAGAGTAAGCTCAGGATTTAGGGTGAGTCATCATTAAGTGTGGATCAAGATTTCAAATCTCTGAAAGATTGAGTAAATTTTCAAGATTAGGTTACTTCAGGGAGTGGTTCTGTTGGAAACTGAAATAGGGATAAGAATTAGGTTTCATTCCAGACCAGGTGGTATATGGAGGTGTTTATGaaaagtcccttttttttttcttttaagaaataagttATATCTTAGTGATACAAAATGTAGAAGAGCCATGTAGTGGGTAGTCTATATCCTTGATTCCCAACTACCTGGTTCTCCCATGAGACAACCACAATAATTCATCCTTCAAGAAAGACAAAgcatcatatatatttatatatatgtatttatgtttatatattcatatgtatatatatgttgtaagtgtatataaatatatgatgcTTTCTGCTtaaatacacatatgcatatatatatatatacacatatacacacatatatatataaacattaaacCAATGGAAGCGTTCTATATGTACGCTTTGCCCCTTGTTCTCATTTTAGGGAATGTTCTATCAGTATAAGAGCTGATGCTTCAATTTGAGTAGCtagctgcatagtatcccattggaTAGATCATAATTTAGTTCATATTTATGAACAATATTGCCATGAATACCCTTGTATGtggtttcaaaaaaatagtaacaaaaattttaagtttgtACATTTTAAGATTTGATGATTATAACCACTAAAACCTGTATAGTTGACCCTTGGAACAACATGGGGGTTATGGGAGCTAAACTGCCCCTCACACTGTTGAAAATCTGCGTGTAACTTCTGACTTCCCAAAAACTTTACTAATAGCCTGTTGATGAGAACCTGTACTGGTAATATGGTCAGTCAACACATACTTTTCATGTTAtattttatactgtatttttaaagtaagttggaaaaaagaacatgtttagtagaaaatcataagaggaaatttcatttacagtactgtactgtaaaaAATCCACATCTAAGTCGACAGTGCACAGTTCAAACCTGCTttgttcaaggtcaactgtaCCTGGTATATGGTGGAAACCTCTTATGTTTTAACTTAGTAAAGGCTGTCAAAATTGTTCTCAGTAGTTGTACTAATAATACATAGTCCATAGCAATGAATGTTTTAGAGTGTCTATTTCCTCATCTCAGCAACATAATAGTTATCAAACTTTTAATCTTTGCTATTTTGATTTAGAAAAAGTGGTTCCTCCTGCTAAAAGTTGAGCATGTTTTTATGTTTCACAGCCATTTGTTTCCTGTGGTCTTCTGTCTCATGGGTCTCTGTATTAGTAATCTGTGGAGATTAAGGAAAGTGACCCTTTGTGACTTGAATTGTAAATGTTTTTCTCCTTATCAATTTCCTTTTGACTTGATGCTGTTTTCTTTATGCAAAGATTTATGTAggcaattttattaaatctttagTGGTTTTGGGAGGTCTTTTCCACTcaaagattataaaaattatctgttttattatttaattctttgatcttctggaatttattttggtcaAGGACTCAGGTAGGGGgttagaattctttctttccagaTGGCAGCTACTAATTTGggtctttttatttgtaaaagctGGGTTAGAAGATCCTAAGGTTTCTTACATATTGGAGCAGTCAATTGCAAACTTACACAATAGATGACAGTATGCctttttgtaagtatttttttaacaGCAGTATTTACTGTAAGTAGTAAATCATAAGCTTGTCTTAGACTAGTACAAATATAGCATTATCTTAAACCTACTACTACATATGCCactaaaaatgttttacaaaacagcaatgattttatttcttggggTGCTAAAGAACGATAAAGGAGCTGTTAGGTCACCACATAAGATCcagtcctttttaaaataaaacatctctAGAAATAAGTTTTTTGGACTCATTCTCATGAGATTCCTATTGAGAATTGTGGCATTTTCAGAGAAAGGTAAGATATAGGGCAGAAAATTCAAAGATAAATAGAGTGCAGACAGGAAAAAAGGGCTGTATGTGGTAAAGTGATGAGCATACAAGAAAGTAAGCTCTATGAGAgcaatgttttttttgtttgtttgttttttgtttttttaagattttatttatttatttgacagagatcacaagtaggcagagagtgaggaagggaagcaggctccctgccgagcagagagcccaactcaggactcgatcccagaaccctaggatcacgacctgagccgaaggcagaggcctcaacccacagagccatccaggtgccccattttaaaaatattttgtgtaattCTCTATACCTTGTGCCAGAAATTTAGTAGGTGCTCTATAAACAAATATGCTGAGGATAAAGAGGGCAGCTCCTACTTAGCTCAGTCCTGTTGTTGGATGGAAATGTGGGTCCAGGATTCCCATATCCCAAATTTTCAAGAATCAGAAatctagatatttttttaaaaagtgaaatctgggggcacttgggtggctcagtggattaagcctctgccttcggctcaggtcatggtctcagggttctgggatcgagccccacatcgggctccctgctcagtggggagcctgcttccctcctctctctctgcctgcctctctgcctacttgtgatctctctttctgtctaataaataaaatctttaaaaaaaaaagtgaaatctgaaTCATAAATGTTGGCAATGAATTCAAATGTCGGGTTCAAAGGAAATGTCTACAGGTAAGGTTCTACCCAAGGGTTACCAATTTGCCAATTCTGTAAATTAAATAGGTAAATATAAGCTTATTAACAATATTTGAGTTAGGACTGTTAAGTTTATGTACGCTTTCCAGTTGAGCATTGTTTTTACAGTTGTATAAGCAACTTTTCACTCTGACTGGAAACTCCTCTGACTTCTTATCCTGTAGTAAATGTACAGATAGACATTGTTTCTGAGGTCTGAGGTCTTAATGTAATTTCACTGGACTCCTGGGCTTCTTTTCAGGATTTACAGTGCTAACTTCCCTCAGTGAGCCTCATCCTAACAGTTACCATATCTGTAGAATAATGGACTCAGAAGCACAGTTAGAGTgtcacatttaaagaaaagtaaaataactttCAAGCAACGTGGAACAGCAAACTTCAGACCTGGAAATGATCTTTATATCAACAGATCCAGTTTCCTTCCTTCAGGAAGACATGGCAGTTCAACTAAGACAATATTCTAGGGCAGCAGGTAAGATAATAAAACActaattcatttacatttgttatgttattctttgattctttacatttttctaataaaGAGGAGATGACTTATGCAAGGGATTAATTAAAGTAACgggtacttggctggctcagttggtagagcatgagacgcTTGAttctggggtcatgagtttgagccccatgttgggcatagagatcacttaagataaaatacaaacagacaaagggagaagcaaggttATGAAGGAGATTAAAGGTGAGGAGATGAGCTTACACTTGGAACTTGGATTAGAGTGAATAGGTctctttcttactgatttggTAACCTCAGACAAGTTATATAACCTTtcaatttcctcacctataaaattaagaaattttgaggattaaatgaggcaatATATTTAAGACCCTTTTCTGGGTGGCAAGTGATAGTAAATAATGTTAGCTAAAGGTATATGGGTTATATTGGTAACCCAATATATATGGGTTAAGATAGTTGCTATGGTAAGAGTATCAGATTCAgttctgagatttttttaaatcatcctcACCTCCTATCATCCATCCTCTACCcatctctcctctggtaacctttagtttgtttcttggtttgtctcttttttttttttttttttttttgtttccttagctCATTAGTTTAagttccacatacaagtgagatcatatggtatttatctttctctgacttattttgcttagcattatattctctagctctgtccatgttgttgcaaatggcaagatttctttttctttttaatggctgtgtgCTCATTGCTGTGTAATATTGATGAGTATTTAGGTTCTTGGGggttttgctattgtaaatggcaaTGCTATAAAAATTTCTGTACCAATTTCCTGGTATTCAAGTACACTCCCCTCCAGTATCCTTCCCTATAAAGTCCAGCTGTCTCAGAAGTACCAAACTCTATTCTCGTTCTCCATAGCTCACCAATATCATCATTGAGCTCCATTTTCCTGTACCATGATCTTGAAAGTTCTCCCAGACAGACATGGTAAACCTGAGGTTTACCTGcatgtttccttattttcaagCATCACAGTCTGCTTTGCCTATTTCCATTTCCTCAAAACAGTCCATATATTTTATCCAGGTTATAGTTGTTTAAGAACAGCAGCCCAAGTCCAATACCAACTACTATGTCATGGCCAGACATGGAAGTGAATTCAGTTCAATTTTCTACTAAAAGTTCTAGTTTTCTTTGTACATTTAGACATTAATACAGTTGGAATTTATTTGTCCGTATTAAAAACCTACgaaatttcatttagaaataacTTAAAGACATTATCTTAAACATCTGTTAAGATGTGCTTGGTTCTACCCAAGCGTTAAATTAGACCACTAAAAACTATTTTACACATGCTATAAATGATGTGAGGTAGAAATTATTTATTCCCTTATGGATAAACATTTCACCTCCAATTTAAGAAGCATCATAACTTCTGAGCttcatttctccatttgtaaaatgtCAGTAATGTTATCTTGTATATGAAACATAGGTACACACACATAGCCTTTATATAGGGCTTCCAGTGTAGGTGTCTTCTGATTAAAaacgaattttttaaaaaatttttatttatttaatttgacagagaaagagatcacaagcaggcagagcagcaggcagagggagaagcagactctctgataagcagagagcccactgtggagcgccatcccatgaccctgggatcatgatctgagtcaaaggcagacgtttaaccgactgagccaccgatcgccatgattaaaaacaaatttaaagtcTCTGAAACCAG
The DNA window shown above is from Neovison vison isolate M4711 chromosome 11, ASM_NN_V1, whole genome shotgun sequence and carries:
- the HMGB2 gene encoding high mobility group protein B2, which codes for MGKGDPNKPRGKMSSYAFFVQTCREEHKKKHPDSSVNFAEFSKKCSERWKTMSAKEKSKFEDMAKSDKARYDREMKNYVPPKGDKKGKKKDPNAPKRPPSAFFLFCSEHRPKIKSEHPGLSIGDTAKKLGEMWSEQSAKDKQPYEQKAAKLKEKYEKDIAAYRAKGKSEAGKKGPGRPTGSKKKNEPEDEEEEEEEEDDEDDEEEEEDEE